The following are encoded in a window of Novosphingobium sp. ZN18A2 genomic DNA:
- the lon gene encoding endopeptidase La: MQLYPLLPLRDIVVFPGRVVPLFVGRAKSVAALEAAMAADKEIFLLAQLDPGCDDPERDDLYDMGVVATVLQLLKLPDGTVRVLVEGQRRARLADLRPEGDLVVAGVEPVEESAPAGAELEATMRQVVEQFGEYAKLSKKLPQDIDEQLGDIEDAGELADTVAASLAAKVSEKQAALTETDHLKRLEMVLSFMEGELGVLQVERKIRGRVKRQMEKTQREYYLNEQLKAIQNELGGGDGDEANELQELQEKIEKLKLSKEARAKANTELKKLKSMQPMSAEATVIRNYLDVLLGLPWGKKSKLKRDIGKAQEVLDADHYALDKVKDRIVEYLAVQARTNKLKGPILCLVGPPGVGKTSLGKSIANATGRQFVRQSLGGVRDEAEIRGHRRTYIGSLPGKIVTNLKKAGTMNPLFLLDEIDKLGQDFRGDPASALLEVLDPEQNAKFQDHYLELDMDLSDVMFVCTANSLNLPQPLLDRMEIIRLEGYTEDEKVEIAQRHLVDKQVKAHGLKKGEFELTEAGLRDLIRYYTREAGVRTLEREIARLARKVLRAILEKKVESVTITPENLGDYAGVRRFRHGVGEEENQVGAVTGLAWTEVGGELLTIESVTVPGKGGIKTTGKLGEVMTESVQAAFSFVKARAPAYGIKPSIFQRKDIHIHLPEGAVPKDGPSAGIGMVTSIVSTLSGIPVRADVAMTGEVTLRGRVLPIGGLKEKLLAALRGGIKTVLIPEENRKDLVEIPENIREGLEIVPVSHVDEVLARALAAPIEPIEWTEADDLASQPAPHVGPGAPSPTAH, translated from the coding sequence ATGCAACTCTACCCACTGCTTCCTTTGCGCGACATTGTGGTCTTTCCCGGCCGCGTCGTGCCGCTGTTCGTCGGACGCGCCAAGTCGGTCGCGGCGCTTGAGGCCGCGATGGCCGCCGACAAGGAAATATTCCTGCTCGCCCAGCTCGATCCGGGCTGCGACGATCCGGAGCGTGACGACCTTTACGACATGGGTGTGGTCGCCACCGTTCTCCAGCTTCTCAAGCTGCCGGACGGCACGGTGCGCGTGCTGGTGGAAGGACAGCGCCGCGCGCGCCTTGCCGATCTTCGCCCCGAAGGCGACCTGGTTGTCGCCGGCGTGGAGCCGGTTGAGGAAAGCGCGCCGGCCGGTGCCGAGCTTGAAGCGACGATGCGCCAGGTGGTCGAACAGTTCGGCGAATACGCCAAGCTTTCCAAGAAGCTGCCGCAGGACATCGACGAGCAGCTTGGCGATATAGAGGACGCGGGCGAACTGGCCGACACGGTTGCCGCCAGCCTTGCCGCCAAGGTTTCCGAAAAGCAGGCCGCGCTGACCGAGACGGACCATCTCAAGCGGCTTGAGATGGTGCTTTCCTTCATGGAAGGAGAGCTTGGCGTGCTGCAGGTGGAGCGCAAGATCCGCGGCCGCGTGAAGCGGCAGATGGAAAAGACCCAGCGCGAATATTACCTCAACGAACAGTTGAAGGCGATCCAGAACGAGCTGGGCGGCGGCGATGGCGACGAAGCCAACGAACTGCAGGAATTGCAGGAAAAGATCGAGAAGCTGAAGCTTTCGAAGGAAGCGCGCGCCAAGGCCAATACAGAGCTGAAGAAGCTCAAGTCGATGCAGCCGATGAGCGCGGAGGCAACCGTCATCCGCAACTACCTCGACGTGCTGCTGGGCCTGCCGTGGGGCAAGAAGTCCAAGCTGAAGAGGGACATCGGCAAGGCGCAGGAAGTGCTGGATGCCGATCACTATGCGCTCGACAAGGTGAAGGACCGCATCGTCGAATATCTGGCCGTGCAGGCGCGCACCAACAAGCTGAAGGGGCCGATCCTGTGCCTCGTCGGCCCTCCGGGCGTGGGCAAGACCAGCCTTGGCAAGTCCATCGCCAACGCGACCGGGCGCCAGTTCGTGCGCCAATCGCTGGGCGGCGTGCGCGACGAGGCCGAGATTCGCGGCCACCGCCGCACCTATATCGGTTCTTTGCCGGGCAAGATCGTGACCAACCTGAAGAAGGCAGGCACGATGAACCCGCTGTTCCTGCTGGACGAGATCGACAAGCTGGGACAGGACTTCCGCGGCGATCCCGCTTCGGCGCTTCTGGAAGTGCTCGACCCCGAACAGAACGCGAAGTTTCAGGACCATTACCTGGAACTGGACATGGACCTGTCCGACGTGATGTTCGTGTGCACGGCGAACAGCCTGAACCTGCCGCAGCCATTGCTCGACCGGATGGAGATCATCCGGCTGGAAGGCTATACTGAAGACGAGAAGGTAGAGATCGCGCAGCGCCACCTGGTGGACAAGCAGGTGAAGGCGCACGGCCTGAAGAAGGGCGAATTCGAACTGACCGAAGCGGGCCTTCGCGACCTGATCCGCTATTACACCCGCGAAGCCGGCGTCCGCACGCTTGAACGGGAAATCGCGCGGCTGGCCCGCAAGGTGCTGCGCGCGATCCTGGAAAAGAAGGTGGAAAGCGTCACCATCACGCCGGAAAACCTTGGCGATTACGCCGGGGTGCGCCGCTTCCGCCACGGTGTGGGGGAAGAGGAAAACCAGGTCGGCGCCGTTACCGGCCTTGCCTGGACCGAAGTGGGCGGCGAACTGCTGACGATCGAAAGCGTGACCGTGCCCGGCAAGGGCGGGATCAAGACGACCGGCAAGCTGGGCGAAGTGATGACCGAAAGCGTGCAGGCTGCCTTCAGCTTCGTGAAGGCGCGGGCGCCCGCCTATGGCATCAAGCCCTCGATCTTCCAGCGCAAGGACATCCATATCCACCTGCCCGAAGGTGCGGTGCCCAAGGACGGGCCGAGCGCGGGCATCGGCATGGTAACGTCCATCGTCTCAACGCTGTCGGGCATTCCGGTGCGTGCCGACGTGGCGATGACCGGCGAGGTTACGCTGCGCGGGCGCGTGTTGCCGATCGGCGGGTTGAAGGAAAAGCTGCTGGCGGCGCTGCGCGGGGGCATCAAGACGGTGCTGATCCCCGAAGAGAACCGCAAGGACCTGGTCGAGATTCCCGAGAACATCCGCGAAGGGCTGGAGATCGTTCCGGTCAGCCATGTGGACGAGGTGCTGGCGCGCGCGCTGGCCGCGCCGATCGAACCGATCGAGTGGACCGAGGCGGACGACCTTGCCAGCCAGCCGGCCCCGCATGTCGGGCCGGGAGCGCCTTCGCCCACCGCGCATTGA
- the rlmB gene encoding 23S rRNA (guanosine(2251)-2'-O)-methyltransferase RlmB, with the protein MAGRDGEKKGRALRGRAGRNQHGRGSGGRGTGGAVRLWGRHAVEAALTNPNRDAKKLWGTREAIQQLLDDNDAELPPALPVEYAQGADLGRLVARDAPHQGLVLDVMPLPELSLDDVLDEADGRVLVLLDQVTDPHNVGAILRSCAAFGAAALITQDRHAPPESGVLAKSASGALEVVPWVRVVNLARALEKISEAGYWRIGLDGEGLAVFPSALPAGPVALVLGAEGEGLRHNVGQHCDAIARLPIESAIESLNVSNAAAIALYAAAVRETGE; encoded by the coding sequence ATGGCGGGCCGGGACGGTGAGAAGAAGGGACGCGCACTGCGCGGGCGCGCCGGGCGCAACCAGCACGGACGCGGATCGGGCGGACGCGGCACGGGCGGCGCGGTGCGCCTGTGGGGCCGTCACGCGGTGGAGGCGGCGCTGACCAACCCCAACCGCGACGCGAAAAAGCTGTGGGGCACGCGCGAGGCGATCCAGCAATTGCTGGACGATAACGACGCGGAACTGCCACCTGCGCTGCCGGTGGAATACGCACAGGGCGCGGACCTTGGCCGCCTTGTCGCGCGCGATGCACCGCATCAGGGCCTGGTTCTGGACGTGATGCCCCTGCCCGAACTTTCGCTCGATGACGTGCTGGATGAAGCCGATGGCCGCGTTCTGGTGCTGCTCGACCAGGTGACGGACCCGCACAACGTCGGCGCGATCCTGCGATCCTGCGCGGCCTTCGGCGCGGCGGCGCTGATCACGCAGGACCGCCATGCCCCGCCCGAATCGGGTGTTCTCGCCAAGTCGGCGTCGGGCGCGCTGGAAGTGGTGCCGTGGGTTCGCGTGGTGAACCTCGCCCGCGCGCTGGAGAAGATTTCCGAGGCAGGGTACTGGCGCATCGGACTGGACGGCGAAGGGCTGGCCGTGTTCCCCTCCGCCCTTCCCGCCGGCCCCGTCGCGCTTGTGCTCGGCGCCGAGGGAGAGGGTCTGCGGCACAACGTGGGCCAGCATTGTGACGCCATTGCGCGACTTCCGATCGAATCTGCGATAGAAAGCCTGAACGTATCGAACGCCGCGGCCATCGCTCTCTATGCGGCCGCGGTGCGCGAAACGGGGGAATAG
- a CDS encoding YbaB/EbfC family nucleoid-associated protein translates to MKSMEEMIQAAQQAAQTIQKQMEEAQGRLDQIEVEGVAGGGMVKIRATAKGRVVGVSIDDSLMQPSEKQMLEDLVAAAFNDARGKADAASAEEMEKVQSAAGIPPGFKMPF, encoded by the coding sequence ATGAAATCGATGGAAGAAATGATCCAGGCGGCACAGCAGGCCGCACAGACGATCCAGAAGCAGATGGAAGAGGCGCAGGGCCGCCTTGACCAGATCGAGGTGGAAGGCGTCGCCGGTGGCGGCATGGTGAAAATCCGCGCCACAGCGAAAGGCCGGGTGGTCGGCGTGTCGATTGACGACAGCCTGATGCAGCCATCCGAAAAGCAGATGCTGGAAGACCTGGTGGCCGCCGCGTTCAACGATGCGCGCGGCAAGGCCGATGCCGCATCGGCGGAGGAAATGGAGAAGGTGCAATCCGCGGCCGGTATCCCGCCGGGCTTCAAGATGCCGTTCTGA
- a CDS encoding ETC complex I subunit, with product MSARIYQRPKNAMQSGKARTSDWLLEFEPAEAKRPDPLMGWAGSGDMKQQVLLKFGSCDEAKAYADRYGIEAHIQPTPPRRLKIQAYADNFR from the coding sequence ATGTCAGCACGCATCTACCAGCGCCCGAAGAATGCCATGCAGTCCGGCAAGGCCCGGACCAGCGACTGGCTGCTTGAATTCGAACCCGCGGAGGCCAAGCGCCCCGACCCGCTGATGGGCTGGGCCGGATCGGGCGACATGAAGCAGCAGGTCTTGCTGAAGTTCGGCAGCTGCGACGAAGCGAAGGCCTATGCCGATCGCTATGGCATCGAAGCGCATATCCAGCCCACGCCGCCGCGCCGGCTGAAGATCCAGGCTTACGCCGACAACTTCCGCTGA
- a CDS encoding HU family DNA-binding protein has product MNKNDLIGAVADSSGLSKGDATKAVEGVFEAITSALGKGDEVRLVGFGTFSVAKRKASTGRNPRTGEPMSIKASSQPKFKAGKGLKDAVN; this is encoded by the coding sequence ATGAACAAGAACGATCTTATCGGCGCGGTCGCGGATTCGAGCGGCCTGTCCAAGGGTGACGCCACCAAGGCAGTCGAAGGCGTCTTCGAGGCGATTACCTCGGCGCTCGGCAAGGGCGATGAAGTCCGCCTGGTCGGCTTCGGCACCTTCTCGGTCGCGAAGCGCAAGGCTTCGACCGGCCGCAACCCGCGCACCGGCGAGCCGATGTCGATCAAGGCTTCGTCGCAGCCGAAGTTCAAGGCCGGCAAGGGCCTGAAGGACGCCGTCAACTAA
- a CDS encoding DNA polymerase III subunit gamma/tau, producing the protein MGDSDDIFGGGPEGEGETPRPSAAELEAEGQESMFGAPADAPPPNPSPVAAPEPSAQAAPSPEPVAAPAEPAAAAPAQPYRVLARKYRPQTFSQLIGQEAMVQTLANAIRRDRLAHAFLMTGVRGVGKTSTARLIAKALNCIGPDGEGGPTIDPCGVCEPCRAIAEGRHIDVIEMDAASHTGVDDVREIIEAVRYAAVSARYKIYIIDEVHMLSRNAFNALLKTLEEPPAHVKFLFATTEVEKLPVTVLSRCQRFDLRRIPTEMLQQHFAGVCKAEGVEAEEEALRMVSAAAEGSVRDGLSILDQAISHADMSGGGIVTAEQVRDMLGLADKAMQRRVFEALLGGDGGALLDEIGQQYALGVEPLALMRAQLDLVHRITVAQIGGSGADAKSAEERDALDGWSRDLSAAQLHRLWQLLLKGHDEVKGAPDPLPAAQMALLRVMHASDMPDPGQLVKRIEEIAARAPAAPAGDAQGGGAAPAQPSAPAPAAVDWQALIGRVEHTGLLRVSQIMHDWVRIVELGEGILRYQLAPGFSEDVAPELRDALLRATGTRWQVEHSAGNAQPSLREREEAEKQSAHAAMLADPLVKAAFEAFPDAELVDEGRPDDNTVTPWSRRA; encoded by the coding sequence ATGGGCGATTCAGACGACATTTTTGGCGGTGGGCCGGAAGGCGAGGGCGAAACGCCGCGCCCCAGCGCGGCCGAGCTTGAGGCTGAAGGACAGGAATCGATGTTCGGCGCACCGGCAGATGCGCCGCCGCCGAATCCGTCACCGGTCGCCGCGCCCGAGCCGTCCGCACAAGCTGCGCCTTCACCGGAACCCGTCGCTGCCCCCGCCGAGCCCGCTGCCGCCGCGCCTGCGCAGCCTTACCGCGTGCTGGCGCGCAAGTACCGTCCGCAAACCTTTTCCCAGTTGATCGGGCAGGAAGCGATGGTCCAGACGCTGGCCAACGCGATCAGGCGCGACCGGCTGGCCCACGCTTTCCTGATGACCGGCGTTCGCGGGGTGGGCAAGACGTCGACCGCGCGGCTGATCGCCAAGGCGCTCAATTGCATTGGGCCGGATGGTGAAGGCGGCCCGACGATCGACCCGTGCGGCGTTTGCGAACCATGCCGCGCCATCGCCGAAGGCCGCCATATCGATGTGATCGAGATGGACGCGGCCTCGCACACCGGCGTCGACGACGTGCGCGAGATTATCGAGGCGGTGCGCTATGCCGCCGTTTCGGCGCGTTACAAGATCTACATCATCGACGAAGTCCACATGCTGTCGCGCAATGCGTTCAACGCCTTGCTGAAGACGCTTGAGGAACCGCCCGCGCACGTGAAGTTCCTGTTCGCGACGACGGAAGTGGAAAAGCTGCCGGTAACGGTGCTGTCTCGCTGCCAGCGTTTCGACTTGCGCCGCATCCCCACCGAAATGCTGCAACAGCACTTCGCCGGCGTATGCAAGGCCGAAGGGGTGGAGGCTGAGGAAGAGGCGCTGCGCATGGTTTCCGCCGCCGCCGAAGGCTCTGTGCGCGACGGTCTTTCGATCCTAGATCAGGCGATCAGCCACGCGGACATGTCGGGCGGCGGCATCGTGACCGCCGAACAGGTGCGCGACATGCTGGGCCTTGCCGACAAGGCAATGCAGCGCCGCGTGTTCGAAGCCCTGCTGGGGGGCGACGGCGGCGCTCTGCTTGACGAGATCGGCCAGCAATATGCGCTGGGGGTGGAGCCGCTGGCACTGATGCGCGCGCAACTCGATCTGGTGCACCGTATCACGGTGGCGCAGATCGGCGGCAGCGGAGCCGATGCGAAATCCGCGGAGGAGCGCGATGCGCTTGACGGCTGGTCGCGCGATCTTTCGGCCGCGCAATTGCACCGCCTGTGGCAATTGCTGCTGAAAGGGCACGACGAGGTGAAGGGCGCCCCCGATCCGCTGCCTGCCGCGCAGATGGCGCTGTTGCGCGTGATGCACGCGTCCGACATGCCCGACCCCGGCCAGTTGGTGAAGCGGATAGAGGAAATCGCCGCACGCGCACCCGCCGCGCCCGCCGGCGATGCACAGGGCGGCGGTGCCGCGCCTGCGCAACCGTCCGCCCCGGCCCCGGCGGCGGTGGACTGGCAGGCGCTGATCGGGCGGGTGGAACACACCGGGCTGCTGCGGGTCTCGCAGATCATGCACGACTGGGTGCGTATCGTCGAACTCGGCGAGGGTATCTTGCGCTACCAGCTTGCCCCTGGCTTTTCCGAAGACGTCGCGCCCGAGCTGCGCGATGCGCTGCTGCGCGCGACGGGCACGCGCTGGCAGGTTGAGCATTCCGCCGGCAATGCGCAGCCCAGCCTGCGCGAGCGCGAGGAGGCGGAGAAGCAGTCCGCCCACGCGGCCATGCTGGCCGATCCGCTTGTAAAGGCGGCTTTCGAGGCTTTTCCCGATGCGGAACTGGTCGATGAAGGCCGTCCCGACGACAACACGGTAACTCCCTGGAGCCGACGCGCATGA
- a CDS encoding DsrE family protein gives MIEFAPVHDVPGAGNAPDPGHEYRVVVSVSQPGSGGQPPAGLVKAARLCNLLEKHGATDGNHIVAIVHGAAVPSVISGDAACAQLQVEALRAAGIMVAVCSQALAGQGFKPAQLLDGVRIDVSALTTLATLQIEGYALIVE, from the coding sequence ATGATCGAATTCGCACCCGTTCACGATGTTCCCGGCGCGGGGAATGCCCCCGATCCCGGCCATGAATACCGCGTGGTCGTGTCTGTTTCGCAGCCCGGTTCGGGCGGACAGCCGCCGGCCGGGCTGGTCAAAGCCGCGCGCCTTTGCAACCTGCTGGAAAAGCACGGCGCGACGGACGGAAACCACATCGTGGCGATCGTGCATGGCGCGGCGGTCCCGTCGGTCATATCGGGCGATGCGGCCTGCGCGCAGTTGCAGGTCGAGGCGTTGCGCGCCGCCGGTATCATGGTTGCGGTATGCAGCCAGGCGCTGGCGGGGCAGGGCTTCAAGCCCGCGCAACTGCTTGATGGTGTGCGGATTGACGTTTCAGCGTTGACGACGCTCGCGACGCTTCAGATCGAAGGATACGCGCTGATCGTCGAATAG
- a CDS encoding tyrosine-type recombinase/integrase — MGKLTAVAVKAALANPGSYQDGDGLFLKVDKRGGASWTVRIQRDGKRQDIGLGSARMLTLAEARDKAGEIRKAVKVQRRDVLAEKKDEAAAKVTFREAACQYHAENKSGWKSAIYARQWLASLENYAFAKLGNVPTGGITAADIITVLTPIWQEIPETARQVRNRICAVLDYAHAKGWRSTEAPSGNGSLKAGRGLPRQVKERENRKAMPYVAVPGFLTALRRRPSYGRLALELLVLTGVRSQEVRLATWDEFDLEARLWTIPAAHMKRKKAHMVPLSDAALAVLAKAAALKLEGADVVFPGAGGDPMSDMTLLKVLRDMSEPYHVHGFRSSLTDWAANEGYPDAVVEAVLAHKTPDAVQAAYRRTTYLGTPGQPGQRVKLMADWGGYCVGGVSGSGKVVPISKAGCGK; from the coding sequence ATGGGTAAGCTAACAGCGGTTGCAGTGAAGGCGGCTCTTGCGAATCCCGGCAGCTATCAGGACGGTGACGGGCTGTTCCTAAAAGTGGACAAGCGCGGCGGCGCGTCATGGACGGTGCGAATCCAACGCGATGGCAAGCGCCAGGACATCGGGCTAGGCTCTGCTCGCATGCTGACGCTGGCGGAAGCTCGCGATAAAGCCGGAGAGATTCGCAAGGCGGTCAAGGTGCAGCGCCGCGATGTGCTGGCCGAGAAGAAGGACGAGGCCGCCGCCAAGGTGACATTTCGTGAGGCAGCATGCCAGTATCACGCGGAGAACAAGTCCGGCTGGAAGAGCGCAATCTACGCTCGCCAGTGGCTTGCCAGTCTGGAGAATTACGCCTTCGCCAAGCTGGGCAATGTGCCCACGGGAGGCATCACAGCGGCTGACATCATCACGGTTTTAACGCCGATCTGGCAGGAAATTCCAGAAACTGCCCGGCAGGTGCGCAATCGAATTTGCGCAGTGCTGGACTACGCCCATGCGAAGGGCTGGCGCTCAACTGAAGCGCCTTCGGGCAATGGCAGCTTGAAGGCTGGGCGTGGTCTCCCTCGACAAGTGAAGGAGCGGGAGAATCGCAAAGCAATGCCCTATGTCGCTGTGCCGGGCTTTCTCACAGCCTTGCGTCGCAGACCCTCATACGGACGACTGGCACTTGAGTTGCTCGTTCTGACGGGGGTGCGCAGCCAAGAGGTGCGGCTGGCGACTTGGGATGAGTTTGACCTCGAAGCGCGACTGTGGACTATTCCCGCCGCTCACATGAAGCGGAAGAAGGCGCACATGGTCCCATTGTCCGACGCGGCGTTGGCTGTGTTGGCGAAGGCAGCCGCCTTGAAGCTTGAGGGGGCGGACGTGGTTTTTCCCGGTGCGGGTGGCGATCCCATGTCAGACATGACGCTGCTCAAGGTGCTCCGCGACATGAGCGAGCCTTACCATGTGCACGGGTTCCGCTCATCGCTTACGGACTGGGCTGCCAACGAAGGTTATCCTGACGCTGTGGTTGAAGCTGTGCTTGCTCATAAGACCCCCGACGCGGTGCAAGCCGCCTATCGCCGGACTACCTACCTCGGCACTCCCGGCCAGCCGGGGCAGCGCGTGAAGCTTATGGCGGACTGGGGGGGCTACTGCGTCGGCGGAGTTTCTGGCAGCGGTAAGGTCGTGCCGATCAGCAAGGCTGGGTGCGGCAAATGA